A genomic window from Nocardioides sp. BP30 includes:
- a CDS encoding bifunctional glycosyltransferase/CDP-glycerol:glycerophosphate glycerophosphotransferase has translation MTTFSLVTAVYGVERYLDAFIESLEEQTYPHERIQIVAVDDGSTDGSLDRLRLWAAEGSFEIVVLTKENGGQASARNLGLDHATGDWITFTDPDDRLDARYFATMAAFLERHPGTDVAAAAFWMLDDATGELSNTHPLRARFNDGNILRDLSVFGDYFFGSAHAGFFRRSRLEKLGLRFDTRIRPNFEDGHFTSLYLLDLPAPKVGFVRSAHYHYRKRDDGSSTMQKSLLDPRRYTDALRYGHLDLLQRAAASGGVPRWLAGLIVYELSWYLSLHDARDGRTAAKGEVAAEFHRLLGEIVALLPQEVIDSFAWRQLKPHNRALLLHGYDAQPWHATEAVIDKVDRARRLMRLSYLYTGTAPSERLLVGGTEVRPRYAKIRDHVSHDQVRVHERLLWVPTTVSARLQLEGRDVQILPEPRRRPHPTVRPLQLQRLLDPTPSPLVPQPERTATPAEERLLETARGRRARKYADAWVLIDRIHDADDSAEHLFHHLRAHHREVNAWFVLEQGTPDWERLRRTDKDRLVAFGSEEWKLLMLNAEHLVSSHPDTAVSRPPALGFAAPTWRTTFLQHGVIKDDLSGWLNRRPLDVFVTSTPAEHASIVGDHTGYTYTDLETVMTGLPRFDRLLEAGRQVGRTRDLVLVAPTWRFWLIPPQATEHQRREGLEPGFLASEFVQRWTAFLRSPELAEACRRHGLTLGFLPHPNLQQALPLLDLPDHVQPLRFEGTDVRRLVARSALLVTDYSSMAFNAAYIDRPVLYYQFDADRVLAGDHVGGRGYFDYERDGFGPVLASHEAAVAAAVAQLDAGPEPLAPYAARTAATFPLRDGGCCERVTQAILASARPVTDAVEAGGG, from the coding sequence GTGACCACCTTCTCGCTCGTCACCGCCGTCTACGGTGTGGAGCGCTACCTCGATGCGTTCATCGAGTCGCTCGAGGAACAGACCTATCCCCACGAGCGGATCCAGATCGTGGCCGTCGACGACGGCTCGACCGATGGCTCGCTGGACCGGCTGCGGCTCTGGGCGGCCGAGGGCAGCTTCGAGATCGTCGTGCTGACCAAGGAGAACGGCGGCCAGGCCTCGGCCCGCAACCTCGGCCTGGACCACGCCACCGGCGACTGGATCACCTTCACCGACCCCGACGACCGGCTGGACGCTCGCTACTTCGCCACCATGGCGGCCTTCCTCGAGCGCCACCCCGGCACCGACGTCGCCGCCGCCGCGTTCTGGATGCTCGACGACGCGACCGGCGAGCTGTCCAACACCCATCCGCTGCGGGCGCGCTTCAACGACGGCAACATCCTGCGTGACCTCAGTGTCTTCGGCGACTACTTCTTCGGCAGTGCGCACGCCGGCTTCTTCCGCCGCTCCCGTCTGGAGAAGCTCGGCCTGCGCTTCGACACGCGGATCCGACCGAACTTCGAGGACGGGCACTTCACCTCCCTCTACCTGCTCGACCTGCCGGCCCCGAAGGTCGGCTTCGTCCGCTCCGCGCACTACCACTACCGCAAGCGTGACGACGGCAGCTCGACGATGCAGAAGAGCCTGCTGGACCCGCGGCGCTACACCGACGCGCTGCGCTACGGCCACCTCGACCTGCTGCAGCGAGCCGCGGCGAGCGGCGGCGTACCGCGTTGGCTCGCCGGCCTGATCGTCTACGAGTTGTCGTGGTACCTGTCGCTGCACGACGCCCGCGACGGCCGCACCGCCGCCAAGGGCGAGGTGGCCGCTGAGTTCCACCGCCTGCTCGGCGAGATCGTCGCGCTCCTGCCCCAGGAGGTGATCGACAGCTTCGCCTGGCGCCAGCTCAAGCCGCACAACCGCGCGCTCCTGCTGCACGGCTACGACGCGCAGCCGTGGCACGCGACCGAGGCGGTCATCGACAAGGTCGACCGCGCACGGCGACTGATGCGGCTCTCCTACCTCTACACCGGTACGGCGCCGAGCGAGCGGCTCCTGGTCGGCGGGACCGAGGTGCGGCCCCGGTATGCCAAGATCCGCGACCACGTCTCGCACGACCAAGTCCGGGTCCACGAGCGACTGCTGTGGGTGCCGACGACCGTCTCGGCGCGGCTCCAGCTCGAGGGCCGCGACGTGCAGATCCTGCCCGAGCCGCGCCGGCGGCCGCACCCGACGGTGCGCCCGCTGCAGCTGCAGCGCCTCCTCGACCCGACCCCCTCGCCGCTGGTGCCGCAGCCCGAGAGGACGGCGACGCCGGCCGAGGAGCGGCTGCTGGAGACCGCCCGTGGCCGCCGGGCACGCAAGTACGCCGACGCCTGGGTCCTCATCGACCGGATCCACGACGCCGACGACTCCGCCGAGCACCTCTTCCACCACCTGCGCGCCCACCATCGCGAGGTCAACGCCTGGTTCGTTCTCGAGCAGGGCACGCCCGACTGGGAGCGGCTGCGGCGTACGGACAAGGACCGGCTGGTCGCCTTCGGCAGCGAGGAGTGGAAGCTCCTGATGCTCAACGCCGAGCACCTGGTCAGCAGCCACCCCGACACCGCCGTGTCACGGCCGCCGGCGCTGGGCTTCGCCGCGCCGACCTGGCGGACCACCTTCCTGCAGCACGGCGTGATCAAGGACGATCTCTCCGGCTGGCTCAACCGGCGCCCGCTCGACGTCTTCGTGACGAGCACGCCGGCCGAGCACGCCTCGATCGTCGGCGACCACACCGGCTACACCTACACCGACCTCGAGACGGTGATGACAGGGCTGCCCCGGTTCGACCGGCTGCTGGAGGCCGGACGACAGGTCGGTCGGACGCGGGACCTGGTGCTGGTGGCGCCGACGTGGCGGTTCTGGCTGATCCCACCGCAGGCCACCGAGCACCAGCGCCGCGAGGGCCTCGAGCCGGGCTTCCTGGCCTCGGAGTTCGTGCAGCGCTGGACCGCCTTCCTGCGTTCGCCGGAGCTGGCCGAGGCCTGCCGCCGGCACGGCCTCACGCTGGGGTTCCTGCCGCACCCGAACCTCCAGCAGGCCCTCCCGCTGCTCGACCTGCCCGACCACGTGCAGCCGCTGCGCTTCGAGGGGACCGACGTGCGCCGCCTGGTCGCCCGCTCGGCGCTGCTCGTGACCGACTACTCCTCGATGGCGTTCAACGCCGCCTACATCGACCGGCCGGTGCTCTACTACCAGTTCGACGCCGATCGGGTGCTGGCCGGCGACCACGTCGGCGGCCGGGGATACTTCGACTACGAGCGCGACGGCTTCGGGCCCGTCCTCGCCTCCCACGAGGCTGCGGTCGCGGCGGCCGTGGCGCAGCTCGACGCTGGCCCCGAGCCGCTCGCCCCGTACGCCGCGCGCACCGCAGCGACCTTCCCGTTGCGCGACGGCGGCTGTTGTGAGCGGGTCACCCAGGCGATCCTCGCCTCGGCGCGACCCGTGACAGATGCGGTGGAGGCGGGCGGTGGCTGA
- a CDS encoding DUF6270 domain-containing protein yields MAEPAVVAVMGSCITRDNFNSRFNPGYRDRFTCPLHQNQTSLISLMSTPIEAPWRPTREMNDYDRWNVATELDKSFLAEVVALQPDYLILDFFADAFFGVAQLDTGEYVTDNRWKLRRTDLYRDWADRGRLTRVKLVRDAEVYLPLWEAAFEAFVRFARDRLPATTLVLHRGRFTDGLLLPGASRPTSLRDHLGPKRRIPVKRANRRWAELDDHAATRVDAVIDLTDRDYPSFPDHPWGPFYVHYAMEYYPRFLAQLATIDDRLLRRR; encoded by the coding sequence GTGGCTGAGCCGGCGGTGGTGGCGGTGATGGGCAGCTGCATCACCCGCGACAACTTCAACAGCCGGTTCAACCCGGGCTACCGCGACCGGTTCACCTGCCCGCTGCACCAGAACCAGACGTCCCTCATCTCGCTGATGTCGACGCCGATCGAGGCGCCATGGCGGCCGACCAGGGAGATGAACGACTACGACCGGTGGAACGTCGCCACCGAGCTCGACAAGTCCTTCCTCGCCGAGGTCGTCGCACTCCAGCCGGACTACCTGATCCTCGACTTCTTCGCCGACGCCTTCTTCGGGGTCGCCCAGCTCGACACCGGCGAGTACGTCACCGACAACCGCTGGAAGCTGCGGCGTACCGATCTCTACCGGGACTGGGCCGACCGGGGGCGGCTGACGAGGGTCAAGCTGGTGCGGGACGCGGAGGTCTACCTCCCCCTGTGGGAGGCCGCCTTCGAGGCGTTCGTGCGCTTCGCCCGCGACCGGCTGCCGGCGACCACGCTGGTGCTGCATCGCGGCCGGTTCACCGACGGCCTGCTGCTGCCGGGTGCGTCCCGGCCGACCAGTCTGCGTGACCACCTCGGACCGAAGCGGCGCATCCCGGTCAAGCGCGCCAACCGGCGCTGGGCCGAACTCGACGACCACGCCGCCACCCGGGTGGACGCCGTCATCGACCTGACCGACCGGGACTACCCGAGCTTCCCCGACCACCCGTGGGGACCGTTCTACGTCCACTACGCGATGGAGTACTACCCGCGCTTCCTGGCCCAGCTGGCCACGATCGACGACCGGCTGCTGCGGCGGCGCTGA